In Candidatus Bathyarchaeota archaeon, one genomic interval encodes:
- the gatD gene encoding Glu-tRNA(Gln) amidotransferase subunit GatD, producing MHESDIEGYHGTIFELLKKAKVSIGDLIQIKKKNETYEGILLPRSEYSDAKHILMKMKSGYNIGVAIDQFTKVSLIERGSKPKFKYSISEPVNKKLEKVTIISTGGTIASRVDYRTGAVEPALSAKDLYAAVPELSKIASIETRILYKEFSENLEPKHWTDIANAIKDETKKGVKGIVIGHGTDTMAYSSAALSFALQNLPIPVVLVGSQRSSDRPSSDAASNLISAVTVAKSAPFAEIVIAMHETKADEFISIHRGTRVRKCHTSGRDAFRTINSPIFARFDADQKSLTINEDEYFKREPSNKIQFNPNFNDKVMLLKFYPGIDLKIIDWAIKKEYLGIIIEGTGLGHAGAYTHEAIKKAIDNGLLIGMTSQCIWGRVNMNVYYTGRDLSALGIFPLDDMLSETALVKMMWAFGQTKNKDEVKKIMLKNMAWEFSQQPIGSS from the coding sequence ATGCACGAATCTGATATTGAAGGATATCACGGTACTATTTTTGAATTATTGAAGAAAGCAAAAGTATCTATTGGAGATTTAATCCAGATTAAAAAGAAAAATGAGACATACGAAGGGATACTCCTACCTCGTAGCGAATACTCAGATGCTAAGCATATTTTGATGAAAATGAAGAGTGGTTATAATATCGGAGTTGCAATTGACCAATTTACAAAGGTAAGCTTGATAGAAAGAGGAAGCAAACCTAAATTCAAATATTCTATTTCAGAGCCGGTGAATAAGAAATTGGAAAAAGTTACAATAATTAGTACTGGTGGTACAATAGCAAGTCGTGTAGATTATCGCACCGGGGCTGTTGAACCAGCCTTATCTGCAAAAGATCTTTACGCTGCAGTACCTGAACTCTCAAAAATTGCATCTATTGAAACCAGAATACTATACAAAGAATTTAGTGAAAATTTAGAGCCTAAACATTGGACGGATATAGCAAATGCTATAAAAGATGAAACTAAGAAAGGAGTAAAAGGCATAGTCATTGGTCATGGAACAGATACAATGGCATATTCATCCGCTGCTTTGAGTTTCGCTTTACAAAATTTACCAATTCCTGTAGTACTAGTAGGTTCGCAACGCTCATCTGATAGACCTAGTTCAGATGCTGCTTCTAACCTGATCTCAGCAGTAACCGTAGCTAAAAGCGCTCCTTTTGCAGAAATAGTTATTGCAATGCATGAAACCAAAGCTGATGAATTTATATCTATACATAGGGGGACAAGGGTCAGAAAATGTCACACTAGCGGTAGAGATGCTTTTAGAACAATAAATTCACCAATTTTCGCTAGATTTGATGCGGATCAAAAAAGTTTGACCATAAATGAGGATGAGTATTTTAAAAGAGAACCTTCAAATAAAATTCAGTTTAATCCAAATTTCAATGATAAGGTGATGCTTTTAAAGTTCTACCCCGGGATAGACCTCAAGATAATCGATTGGGCTATTAAAAAAGAATATTTGGGTATAATAATTGAAGGTACTGGTCTTGGTCATGCAGGCGCATATACACATGAAGCTATTAAAAAAGCTATAGATAATGGATTGCTTATCGGAATGACATCGCAGTGCATATGGGGCCGGGTTAATATGAATGTATATTATACAGGTAGAGATTTATCGGCCTTAGGTATTTTTCCTTTAGATGATATGTTGTCCGAGACTGCTCTAGTAAAAATGATGTGGGCTTTCGGCCAAACAAAAAATAAAGATGAAGTAAAAAAGATAATGTTGAAAAATATGGCTTGGGAATTTTCTCAGCAACCTATTGGAAGTTCATAA